The nucleotide window ACCGCCCGACGACGTACGCGACCGCTTCGGCCTCGACCTCGCGTTTCGACCGCTCAGTGTCGTCGGTAACCTCGAAGTGGAGCAACGCGTGTGCGTACTCGTGAACCAGCGTCCGCGCAAGGTCGGCATCGTTCTCTCGATCGTGCACCTCGACGAGCGGCTGCATGTCGATGAGACTCCGCTGCTCGCAGATGCCCTTTGCCTCCCCGTGCGTCCACTCGTCGGCTGCAATGATTCGAACCGTCACGCCGACATCGTCAGCGCGCTCGGTCAGCTGGGAGACGAGATCGCCGGCGTCACCAGTCGCTTCTGTATCGAGGTCAGGGAGTGGTTCGCCCTCGGTCTGGGAGACGTCGAACACTGGCGCGGGCTTGAACCCGACCAGGCCTTTCGACCACTCGTCTGGTGGGGTCTCGTCGAACTCACAGTCACTGTTTGCGTGGTAGCTCGGCGAGTTCTCGCACTGTGGGCACTGCTTCGTGATGATCGGTGCCCAGATCCAGAGGGCTGACTCGCCTTCCTGGACGTGGCGATCGAACTCTTCCTGCCAGGTCCGGTAGCCCGCCACGCGGGTTGCCCCGGGACACTGTCGCTTGATCAGGAGCGTGTTTCTGTAGGAGTAGTCGTGGAAGCGACTCTGGATGTCGAGCCATTCCTGGAACTCCGCGCTGGCCTGCGCGTCGTCGACGCCGGCGACGAGCTCGTCGATCCACTGTTCGATGGTGCTGTTCATCTCGCCGGATCGTGTGTCGGTCTGCTCGAAGGCGACCGACGACTCACTGGTTGTAGACAT belongs to Halococcoides cellulosivorans and includes:
- a CDS encoding M78 family metallopeptidase domain-containing protein; the protein is MSTTSESSVAFEQTDTRSGEMNSTIEQWIDELVAGVDDAQASAEFQEWLDIQSRFHDYSYRNTLLIKRQCPGATRVAGYRTWQEEFDRHVQEGESALWIWAPIITKQCPQCENSPSYHANSDCEFDETPPDEWSKGLVGFKPAPVFDVSQTEGEPLPDLDTEATGDAGDLVSQLTERADDVGVTVRIIAADEWTHGEAKGICEQRSLIDMQPLVEVHDRENDADLARTLVHEYAHALLHFEVTDDTERSKREVEAEAVAYVVGRYCGLDTSGSAFYLAAWESDDPEVVRDRLGRISRTAEEIIDVLEASRSTTPP